The DNA segment TAGGAGGAAAAACTGCCACTCGGCACTTACTCGAATTGGGCCACCGTAAAATTGCCTGCATCACAGGGCCATTGTCAAAACCCGATGCACGAGCTCGATTACAAGGCTATAGATCAGCACTAGAAGAAGCCAATATTGCTTACGACTCACGATTAGTGACCGAAGCGGGTTTTACTGAGTTAACCGGGGCACGCGCCATGGAAAAGTTACTCAACCGCGAATTGGATTTTTCTGCTGTTTTTTGCTGCAACGATCTTATGGCTATTGGCGCTTTAGAGGCCATAAACGAATTACGCTCGAACCAAGCGCCAACAATTTCAGTCATGGGCTTCGACAATATTATTTTTAGCCAATATGTCAGCCCACCACTGTCAACGATTCAATACCCAATAGAAAAAATGAGTGTTGAAGCTGTGCATTTATTACTGCAAAAACTGAATAAACAAAAACCCGATGTGCAATTTAAATTCACCCCGACACTCGTCGTTCGTGAATCAACCATGGCGCTTGCACCTCTCTAACAAGCCATTTATTCCAATAACATTTTAAGGACGAAATAATGATGAATCTAAAGTCTTTGACCCTAGCTGCTGTTGTCAGCGCCGCGACATTAGGTACCGCGTACGCTGAAGAAAATATTCGTTTTGATGGTTTTCCCGACTTTGATAGTAGCCTTAAAGTCATACTGCCTGACTTTGAGAAACAAACAGGGATCCATGTAGACTACCTAATGAATAACCACGGTGACCATCACACCAAATTAACCACCAACTTAGCCACTGGTTCGGGTGCGGGTGATGTTGTGGTCGTGGATGTCGAAAAAATTGGTCCATTTGTCG comes from the Vibrio gangliei genome and includes:
- a CDS encoding LacI family DNA-binding transcriptional regulator, which codes for MATIKQVSELSGVSQATVSRVINGSSRVSHDKKLRVEKAIQELDYRPQSIAHSAAINRSGCIGLVIPELSGPYYGNIMSTVEDTLRPLGYQLLVTAGGQSAQSEQMAVDFLISRRVDALLLYTSYLSDDFLIDLSNQKNPFVVLSRSIPELNHSCIEVDDELGGKTATRHLLELGHRKIACITGPLSKPDARARLQGYRSALEEANIAYDSRLVTEAGFTELTGARAMEKLLNRELDFSAVFCCNDLMAIGALEAINELRSNQAPTISVMGFDNIIFSQYVSPPLSTIQYPIEKMSVEAVHLLLQKLNKQKPDVQFKFTPTLVVRESTMALAPL